A genomic segment from Actinoplanes sichuanensis encodes:
- a CDS encoding VOC family protein, giving the protein MSHLNEFGITHLRHVDLAVPDYATQRTFYRDTWGLTEVGTDGDLSYLAAEGSPEQYVIRLRKADEKRLDLISFGATDEAAVDALAARLGTQGVQLVGQPGKLQTAGGGYGFRFFDVDGRTIEISADVQTRRHRPIEEGEAIPVRISHAVMNSNDPTATKDWYETYLGFKLSDTLWSRHMGEMMHFMRCNDWHHSLAIARGPHTSVHHVSFEMRGLDEYMRGTGRVMRAGIKKIWGPGRHLAGNNTFTYFLDPSGNTMEYTTELERLETDQWHPTLYDIADPQTQDQWGTADPMSEIIAKDSFNTPDRGVFVAPPV; this is encoded by the coding sequence ATGTCCCACCTCAACGAATTCGGCATCACCCACCTGCGGCACGTCGACCTGGCCGTGCCCGACTACGCCACCCAGCGCACCTTCTACCGCGACACGTGGGGACTGACCGAGGTCGGCACCGACGGCGACCTGTCGTACCTGGCCGCCGAGGGCTCCCCCGAGCAGTACGTCATCCGCCTGCGCAAAGCCGACGAGAAGCGCCTCGACCTGATCTCCTTCGGCGCCACCGACGAAGCCGCCGTCGACGCCCTCGCCGCCAGACTCGGCACCCAGGGCGTCCAACTCGTCGGCCAGCCGGGCAAGCTGCAGACCGCGGGCGGCGGTTACGGCTTCCGATTCTTCGACGTCGACGGCCGCACCATCGAGATCTCCGCCGACGTGCAGACCCGCCGGCACCGGCCGATCGAGGAGGGCGAGGCCATCCCGGTCCGCATCTCCCACGCCGTGATGAACTCCAACGACCCCACCGCCACCAAGGACTGGTACGAGACCTACCTCGGCTTCAAACTGTCCGACACGCTGTGGAGCCGGCACATGGGCGAGATGATGCACTTCATGCGGTGCAACGACTGGCACCACAGCCTCGCCATCGCCCGCGGCCCGCACACCTCCGTGCACCACGTCTCGTTCGAGATGCGCGGCCTCGACGAATACATGCGCGGCACCGGCCGGGTCATGCGCGCCGGCATCAAGAAGATCTGGGGACCCGGCCGCCACCTCGCCGGCAACAACACCTTCACCTACTTCCTCGACCCCAGCGGCAACACCATGGAGTACACCACCGAGCTCGAACGCCTCGAAACCGATCAATGGCATCCGACGCTGTACGACATCGCCGACCCGCAGACCCAGGACCAGTGGGGGACCGCCGACCCGATGAGCGAGATCATCGCCAAGGACAGTTTCAACACCCCCGACCGCGGCGTGTTCGTCGCCCCGCCGGTCTGA
- a CDS encoding SDR family NAD(P)-dependent oxidoreductase: protein MGRLSGKIVVVTGAARGQGAAEVAALTASGARVIATDVVSDENCRYLDVRDPTSWAALAADLDRVDALVNNAGVASRGRLPHVDLATWDNTFAINVTGPMLGIQALVPLMPPGSSIVNVCSVAALSGHVAAAYTASKWALRGLTRSASLELGPRGIRVNAVMPGLIETPLMESASPAFRTAALAEIPLGRTGTVADIAPAIVYLVSDDSSYMTGAELVIDGGLTGHVSHKGIADAIAPATEGH from the coding sequence ATGGGCCGACTGTCCGGCAAGATCGTCGTGGTCACCGGAGCCGCCCGCGGGCAGGGCGCGGCCGAGGTCGCCGCCCTGACCGCCTCAGGCGCCCGGGTGATCGCCACGGATGTGGTTTCTGATGAGAACTGCCGGTATCTGGACGTCCGCGACCCTACTTCCTGGGCCGCCCTGGCCGCTGACCTCGATCGGGTCGACGCGCTGGTCAACAATGCCGGTGTGGCCAGCCGCGGCCGCCTGCCCCACGTCGACCTGGCGACCTGGGACAACACGTTCGCGATCAACGTGACCGGGCCGATGCTCGGCATCCAGGCGCTCGTACCCCTGATGCCGCCCGGCTCGTCGATCGTGAACGTGTGCTCGGTCGCCGCCCTCTCCGGGCACGTCGCCGCCGCGTACACCGCCAGCAAATGGGCCCTGCGCGGCCTGACCCGATCGGCGTCGCTGGAACTCGGGCCGCGCGGCATCCGGGTCAACGCCGTGATGCCCGGCCTGATCGAGACACCGCTGATGGAATCCGCGTCACCCGCGTTCCGGACGGCCGCGCTCGCCGAGATCCCGCTCGGCCGCACCGGCACCGTCGCCGACATCGCCCCCGCGATCGTCTACCTCGTCTCCGACGACTCCTCCTACATGACCGGCGCCGAACTGGTCATCGACGGTGGCCTCACCGGCCACGTCTCCCACAAAGGCATCGCCGACGCCATCGCGCCGGCAACGGAAGGCCACTGA
- a CDS encoding alpha/beta hydrolase family protein — MFEYFPGNYIWNLGVVATLNSGGTIDEVDRACKPIRELARQGSDVGTQEFMASWRRVADQIEEQAADAEKAGHFRTAGQKYLRAAAYLCQAERMLSNSSPDRVPTYRHLLELMTKSFELIDPATTRVEIPFEGSSLPAYFTNASRNGEPAPTIIMWNGLDSTKEHMYTSGWPTEMAARGISVLQVDCPGSGEALRLRLLTSRVESEDWAEAIVDWLETRTDVRHDRIGLAGWSLGGYYVPRAAAFEKRLALAVAWGANHNWGEVQRKRLEREGENPVPHYWEHVLWVWGETDIPTFIAKSDRINLNGVVDQITCPLLITHGTNDRQINVQYAHQSYDQAVNAPKKDLRLFTPDEGATEHCGLDHLPHVAAFTADWIEDTLKELDK; from the coding sequence ATGTTCGAGTACTTTCCCGGCAACTACATCTGGAACCTGGGCGTCGTCGCCACCCTCAACTCCGGCGGCACCATCGACGAGGTCGACCGGGCCTGCAAACCCATCCGCGAACTGGCCCGACAGGGCTCCGACGTCGGCACACAGGAGTTCATGGCCTCCTGGCGGCGCGTCGCCGACCAGATCGAGGAACAGGCCGCCGACGCCGAGAAAGCCGGCCACTTCCGCACCGCCGGGCAGAAGTATCTACGCGCCGCCGCCTATCTCTGCCAGGCCGAACGGATGCTCAGCAACTCCTCGCCCGACCGGGTACCCACCTACCGCCACCTGCTCGAACTCATGACCAAGTCGTTCGAGCTGATCGACCCGGCCACCACCCGGGTGGAGATCCCGTTCGAAGGATCGAGCCTGCCGGCCTACTTCACCAACGCCTCCCGCAACGGCGAACCCGCACCCACCATCATCATGTGGAACGGGCTCGACTCCACCAAAGAACACATGTACACCTCCGGCTGGCCCACCGAAATGGCCGCCCGCGGCATCTCCGTGCTCCAGGTCGACTGCCCCGGCTCCGGCGAGGCCCTGCGCCTGCGCCTGCTCACCTCCCGCGTCGAGAGCGAAGACTGGGCCGAGGCCATCGTCGACTGGCTGGAAACCCGCACCGACGTCCGCCACGACCGCATCGGCCTGGCCGGCTGGTCACTCGGCGGCTACTACGTGCCCCGGGCCGCCGCCTTCGAGAAACGCCTCGCCCTCGCCGTCGCCTGGGGCGCCAACCACAACTGGGGCGAGGTCCAGCGCAAACGCCTCGAACGCGAAGGCGAGAACCCGGTACCGCACTACTGGGAACACGTCCTCTGGGTCTGGGGCGAGACGGACATCCCGACATTCATCGCGAAGTCCGATCGGATCAACCTCAACGGCGTCGTCGACCAGATCACCTGCCCGCTTCTGATCACCCACGGCACCAACGACCGGCAGATCAACGTCCAATACGCCCATCAGTCGTACGACCAAGCCGTCAACGCCCCGAAGAAGGACCTGCGCCTGTTCACCCCCGACGAGGGCGCCACCGAACACTGCGGCCTCGACCACCTGCCGCACGTGGCCGCCTTCACCGCCGACTGGATCGAAGACACCCTGAAGGAGCTGGACAAGTGA
- a CDS encoding family 1 glycosylhydrolase, whose translation MTFLWGVSGAGHQTEGDNTGSDTWYLEHVSPTVFAEPSGKACDSYVRWREDIGLAVDLGLNAYRFSVEWARVEPSPGVFDSAELDHYEAIVDHCLSVGLAPVVTFNHFTSPHWFAAQGGWLHPDAPALFARYCDRVAARLADRIAVAVTLNEPNLARLLTWLDLPPVIRDRERATLEAASRAAGVPRYRVANVMLPEEMDAMADGMTAGHRAARAAIKAHRPDLPVGFSLAIVDDHVQGDDPAVRDRKRSEVYERWLELAREDDFIGVQNYERVFYDGDGAVPPPPGVPRNQMGSAIEPLSLAGAVRYAHSMTGRPVLVTEHGMATPDDTLRDAFLAPALDGLHQAMADGVPVLGYLHWTLLDNFEWIFGYAFHYGLHTVDRETFTRTPKPSAKTYAALVNTYRLRK comes from the coding sequence GTGACGTTTCTGTGGGGCGTGTCCGGCGCCGGCCACCAGACCGAGGGCGACAACACCGGCAGCGACACCTGGTATCTCGAACACGTCAGCCCGACCGTCTTCGCCGAACCCTCCGGCAAGGCCTGCGACAGCTACGTCCGCTGGCGCGAGGACATCGGCCTCGCCGTCGACCTGGGCCTGAACGCCTACCGGTTCTCCGTCGAGTGGGCCCGCGTCGAACCGTCGCCCGGCGTCTTCGACTCCGCGGAGCTCGACCACTACGAGGCCATCGTCGACCACTGCCTGTCCGTCGGGCTGGCGCCGGTCGTCACGTTCAACCACTTCACGTCGCCGCACTGGTTCGCCGCCCAGGGCGGCTGGCTGCACCCGGACGCCCCGGCGCTGTTCGCCCGCTACTGCGACCGGGTGGCGGCCCGCCTCGCCGACCGCATCGCCGTCGCGGTCACCCTCAACGAACCCAACCTGGCCCGCCTACTGACCTGGCTCGACCTGCCACCGGTCATCCGCGACCGGGAACGGGCCACCCTCGAGGCTGCGAGCCGCGCCGCCGGAGTGCCCCGCTACCGGGTCGCCAACGTCATGCTCCCCGAGGAGATGGACGCCATGGCCGACGGCATGACCGCCGGCCACCGCGCGGCCCGCGCCGCGATCAAAGCGCACCGCCCCGACCTGCCGGTCGGCTTCTCCCTGGCCATCGTCGACGACCACGTCCAGGGCGACGACCCGGCGGTGCGTGACCGCAAACGATCAGAGGTGTACGAACGCTGGCTCGAACTGGCCCGCGAGGACGACTTCATCGGCGTCCAGAACTACGAACGTGTCTTCTACGACGGCGACGGCGCCGTCCCGCCGCCGCCCGGCGTGCCCCGCAACCAGATGGGCAGCGCCATCGAACCGCTGTCACTCGCCGGAGCCGTCCGCTACGCCCACTCCATGACCGGCCGCCCGGTACTCGTGACCGAACACGGCATGGCCACCCCCGACGACACCCTGCGTGACGCGTTCCTGGCCCCGGCCCTCGACGGCCTGCACCAGGCGATGGCCGACGGCGTGCCGGTGCTCGGCTACCTGCACTGGACCCTGCTCGACAACTTCGAGTGGATCTTCGGCTACGCCTTCCACTACGGCCTGCACACGGTGGACCGGGAAACCTTCACCCGAACCCCGAAACCGAGCGCCAAGACGTACGCCGCCCTGGTCAACACCTATCGTCTCCGGAAATGA
- a CDS encoding DUF6461 domain-containing protein, with product MADIDALPLDFCLTFVRGRGPDEVISLLGGADPVSIGSGQVAFEAADAVAEWVDDDGVTHPTELAYIVATRIDDWTMIIEPNGFLCTDTAVRETLSAGGEMVSFYYNEHTTPRFSWSVDGQEVVGFDPAYPADRSGADPGRLTALGFEPQPDDSGFVPGFKERTAALMARLTGVDWDSAFLEQATFRCAGVGPGASGQPWYGEVQEELTAFAEDPRDWTDEIEREQWLEAGVTDRRIRALGPVGIRVYEEDADLAARIAHAPAKLIRRMTEWAWERPFRLAGIADEPWFAPIRNLVLRGRRPAPAAVRLVEERMDPFLRTALPVWMRDDEDRRRNAVAVLLAQWDTDGPLSDLCWTFARVEGAGAGEFPDLLADLKRGFPELGDVVVPQPSPAPPERAAVRRKREAREREEAEWKRENLELRWGGRVPIDERLLDPEVEMHATGLVPYDRDLIDQITASPAEAQRRMAVWAARYCCTRSDMIENDWVEAGVLALERGEPPPDWFTDFDAAFARWQNVPGESITHTATVTWGPGEPVRIDPAIIAMHTIVTARHDDPLIAVMDTLHNTVVNYEPETVITAFRAAFDLPTSSAKGGHYLR from the coding sequence GTGGCCGACATCGACGCGTTGCCTCTCGACTTCTGTCTGACGTTCGTGCGCGGACGCGGCCCCGACGAGGTGATCTCGCTGCTCGGCGGGGCCGACCCGGTCTCGATCGGGTCGGGACAGGTCGCGTTCGAAGCGGCCGATGCGGTCGCGGAGTGGGTCGACGACGATGGCGTCACGCATCCGACCGAGCTGGCCTACATCGTCGCCACGCGGATCGACGACTGGACGATGATCATCGAACCGAACGGGTTCCTCTGCACCGACACCGCCGTGCGGGAGACCCTGTCCGCAGGCGGCGAGATGGTGTCGTTCTACTACAACGAACACACCACACCACGCTTCAGCTGGTCCGTCGACGGGCAAGAGGTGGTCGGGTTCGATCCGGCCTACCCGGCCGACCGCTCGGGCGCCGACCCCGGGCGGCTGACCGCACTCGGCTTCGAGCCGCAACCCGACGACTCCGGATTCGTCCCTGGGTTCAAGGAACGGACAGCCGCGCTGATGGCTCGGCTCACCGGCGTGGACTGGGACTCGGCCTTCCTGGAGCAGGCGACGTTCCGCTGCGCCGGCGTCGGACCCGGAGCATCCGGGCAGCCCTGGTACGGCGAGGTGCAGGAGGAACTGACCGCGTTCGCGGAGGACCCGCGCGACTGGACCGACGAGATCGAACGCGAGCAATGGCTCGAGGCCGGCGTCACCGATCGGCGGATCAGAGCGCTGGGCCCGGTCGGCATCAGGGTGTACGAGGAGGACGCCGACCTGGCGGCGAGGATCGCCCATGCGCCCGCGAAGCTGATCAGGCGGATGACCGAGTGGGCCTGGGAGCGTCCGTTCCGGCTGGCCGGTATCGCCGATGAACCGTGGTTCGCGCCGATCCGGAACCTCGTCCTACGCGGCAGGCGTCCCGCGCCCGCGGCCGTTCGACTGGTCGAGGAACGGATGGATCCATTCCTGCGAACCGCGCTGCCGGTCTGGATGCGCGACGACGAGGACCGGCGCCGCAACGCCGTCGCGGTGCTACTGGCCCAATGGGACACCGACGGGCCGCTGTCCGACCTGTGCTGGACCTTCGCCAGGGTCGAGGGTGCCGGCGCCGGCGAGTTCCCCGACCTGCTCGCCGACCTGAAACGCGGCTTCCCCGAGCTCGGTGACGTCGTGGTGCCCCAGCCGTCACCGGCTCCGCCCGAGCGAGCCGCGGTTCGCCGCAAGCGCGAGGCGCGAGAACGTGAGGAAGCCGAATGGAAGAGGGAGAACCTGGAACTGCGGTGGGGCGGCCGGGTCCCCATCGACGAGCGACTCCTGGATCCCGAAGTGGAGATGCACGCAACGGGACTCGTCCCCTACGACCGCGATCTCATCGATCAGATCACCGCGAGCCCAGCGGAGGCACAGCGCAGGATGGCCGTCTGGGCGGCACGATACTGCTGCACCCGCTCCGACATGATCGAGAACGATTGGGTCGAGGCCGGCGTGCTCGCCCTGGAACGAGGAGAGCCACCACCTGACTGGTTCACGGACTTCGACGCCGCCTTCGCCCGCTGGCAGAACGTCCCCGGCGAGAGCATCACGCACACCGCGACAGTCACCTGGGGACCCGGCGAGCCGGTCCGAATCGACCCGGCGATCATCGCGATGCACACGATCGTGACGGCCCGCCACGACGATCCGCTGATCGCCGTCATGGACACCCTCCACAACACCGTCGTCAACTACGAACCGGAAACGGTGATCACCGCTTTCCGCGCAGCCTTCGACCTCCCCACATCGAGTGCCAAGGGTGGCCACTACCTCCGCTAG
- a CDS encoding DUF6461 domain-containing protein: MRRRALLAIVAGLPITGCTRSTDGPAPDPPPGPTAPSPPTRWAPRSAPAVAADYRWLTTDPKFSGMGFCLTWVRDLSPAEIARRIGARVGGVHPWKSIPEPGDDDAQLVITDTGGWSLVVEYNGFVALDDDLPKSLSAGTRLIANYLNVENDGRFVLVDDGRIVVDFDPSNPEPIYGTEPGLIRPDMAGLGFDDTSREDYTEAALVLTERLTGVPLTEGDLHGSDYLTATVPDPFS, from the coding sequence ATGCGCAGACGCGCCCTGCTCGCGATCGTCGCCGGGCTGCCGATCACCGGTTGTACGAGATCGACCGACGGTCCGGCACCGGATCCGCCGCCGGGGCCCACGGCTCCGAGTCCGCCGACGCGCTGGGCTCCCCGGTCCGCCCCGGCCGTGGCGGCGGACTACCGATGGCTGACCACCGATCCGAAGTTCTCGGGCATGGGGTTCTGCCTGACCTGGGTCCGCGACCTGTCTCCGGCCGAGATCGCCCGCCGGATCGGCGCTCGGGTCGGTGGTGTTCACCCCTGGAAGTCGATACCGGAACCGGGGGACGACGACGCGCAGCTGGTCATCACCGATACCGGCGGGTGGAGTCTGGTGGTCGAGTACAACGGGTTCGTCGCCCTCGACGACGATCTACCGAAATCGCTGTCGGCCGGGACCCGCCTGATCGCCAACTACCTGAACGTCGAGAACGACGGTCGCTTCGTGCTCGTCGACGACGGCCGGATCGTGGTCGACTTCGATCCTTCGAATCCGGAGCCGATCTACGGAACCGAGCCCGGCCTGATCCGCCCTGACATGGCCGGGCTCGGCTTCGACGACACCTCCCGCGAGGACTACACCGAAGCCGCGCTGGTTCTCACTGAGCGGCTCACCGGAGTCCCTCTCACCGAGGGTGATCTGCACGGCTCCGATTACCTTACGGCAACCGTTCCTGATCCATTCAGCTAG
- a CDS encoding DUF6461 domain-containing protein, with protein MVDIDGLGMGFCLTFVRGRAPHEVISLLGGADPVSIVSSGAALEASVAVEDRVDDQGVRQPTRLDYVAVTRIDDWSMIIESNSVRCTDADVEQALSAAGETVSYYFTVNTNSWFSWHIDGREVVCFDPTYPEERYGTDPGRLDPVLTELGFDLEPEEREDDDDFDWGVQGRAVALMERITGVHWDAEILRQATFRCAGVGDRAPEQPWYSEVREQLADRAAVPRDWGDEIQRERWFKRGGPDRRVESLGHAGATLLKRDRDLTTAIACAPSELIERIITWARERPFRLAGVTVEPWFAPIRDLLRRGEQPTPADLRTAEERMDPFLRTALPIWVRDDENMRRMAVRTMLAPPEPGWPAADLCTTLSRAEGAGGGTLPDPLADLKRDFPELDDVVIPPAPAEHPGMRRRREARQREAAETRRRDLERRWGGRIPADERLLDPEVEMHTIHLVEFDRDLIDQIAAAPAEGQRTMAVWVARYCSTRSGMIAEDWIEAGVLALERGDPPPDWFADFGAAFAHWQGIPRESITYHGSVSMGGEEPVRIDPAVIAIHTILMARHDNPLIAAMDTVRNAIVLYGSETVITAFRAAFNLPAGTGQIR; from the coding sequence GTGGTCGACATCGACGGGCTGGGAATGGGCTTCTGCCTGACGTTCGTGCGGGGCCGCGCCCCGCACGAGGTGATCTCGCTGCTCGGCGGGGCGGATCCGGTCTCGATCGTCTCCTCAGGTGCTGCTCTGGAGGCATCCGTGGCTGTCGAGGATCGGGTCGACGATCAGGGCGTCCGGCAGCCGACCCGGCTCGACTACGTGGCGGTCACCCGGATCGACGACTGGTCGATGATCATCGAGTCGAACAGCGTCCGCTGTACCGATGCTGACGTCGAGCAGGCCCTGTCGGCGGCGGGGGAGACGGTCTCGTATTACTTCACCGTCAACACCAACTCTTGGTTCAGCTGGCACATCGACGGCCGGGAAGTGGTCTGCTTCGATCCCACCTACCCGGAGGAACGCTACGGCACCGACCCTGGACGACTCGACCCGGTGCTGACCGAACTCGGCTTCGACCTGGAGCCCGAGGAGCGCGAGGACGACGATGATTTCGACTGGGGAGTGCAGGGCCGGGCAGTCGCGTTGATGGAACGGATCACCGGCGTGCACTGGGATGCCGAGATCCTCCGGCAGGCGACGTTCCGCTGCGCCGGTGTCGGCGACCGGGCCCCGGAGCAACCGTGGTACAGCGAGGTACGGGAGCAACTGGCCGACCGCGCGGCGGTCCCCCGGGACTGGGGTGACGAGATCCAACGCGAGCGATGGTTCAAGCGCGGCGGACCCGACCGGCGGGTCGAATCGCTCGGGCACGCCGGAGCCACCCTGCTCAAACGGGACAGAGACCTGACGACGGCGATCGCCTGCGCCCCCTCCGAGCTGATCGAAAGGATCATCACCTGGGCGCGGGAACGGCCCTTCCGGCTGGCCGGTGTCACCGTCGAACCCTGGTTCGCGCCGATCCGGGACCTCCTCCGGCGCGGCGAGCAACCCACGCCCGCAGACCTCCGAACGGCCGAGGAGCGGATGGATCCCTTTCTGCGTACGGCGTTGCCGATCTGGGTCCGCGACGACGAGAACATGCGCCGCATGGCCGTACGAACGATGCTGGCCCCGCCGGAACCGGGCTGGCCGGCGGCCGACCTGTGCACGACGCTGTCCCGAGCCGAGGGCGCCGGTGGCGGTACCCTGCCGGACCCGCTCGCCGACTTGAAGCGCGACTTCCCCGAACTCGACGACGTCGTCATACCGCCGGCTCCCGCCGAACACCCGGGGATGCGTCGCAGACGCGAGGCACGCCAGCGGGAGGCTGCCGAGACCCGACGACGCGACCTGGAAAGACGGTGGGGCGGCCGGATCCCCGCCGACGAGCGACTGCTCGATCCCGAAGTCGAAATGCACACGATTCACCTGGTCGAATTCGACCGGGACCTGATCGACCAGATCGCGGCGGCCCCGGCGGAGGGGCAGCGGACGATGGCCGTCTGGGTCGCCCGGTATTGCAGCACACGCTCCGGCATGATCGCCGAGGACTGGATCGAAGCCGGCGTGCTCGCCCTGGAACGCGGCGACCCGCCACCCGACTGGTTCGCGGACTTCGGCGCCGCTTTCGCCCACTGGCAGGGCATCCCACGCGAGAGCATCACCTACCACGGGTCCGTCTCGATGGGCGGCGAGGAGCCGGTCAGAATCGACCCGGCCGTCATCGCGATCCACACGATCCTGATGGCCCGCCACGACAATCCACTGATCGCCGCCATGGACACGGTCCGCAACGCCATAGTCCTCTACGGCTCCGAAACGGTGATCACCGCCTTCCGGGCGGCCTTCAACCTCCCGGCCGGCACCGGTCAGATCCGGTGA
- a CDS encoding HAD family hydrolase, which translates to MTVRHIVWDWNGTILGDGGALIAATVDALVACGFPAITRADYQRHHCQPIPLFYERLAGRALDAGEQQRLDECFRVAYARHRRTAALTADASAALRRWAATGATQSLLSMYPHTELVALVTAAGIGRYFVRVDGSVGADLASKAPHLARHLQRLGLAAEQVVLVGDSVDDALAARECGLRCVIYHAGDDALHAREHVTALGVPVVSSLQAAVDVALGDHRI; encoded by the coding sequence ATGACGGTACGGCACATCGTGTGGGACTGGAACGGCACGATCCTGGGCGACGGTGGCGCTCTGATCGCGGCGACGGTGGACGCGCTGGTCGCGTGCGGGTTCCCGGCGATCACCCGGGCGGACTATCAGCGGCATCACTGCCAGCCGATCCCGTTGTTCTACGAGCGGCTCGCCGGTCGGGCTCTGGATGCCGGGGAGCAGCAACGCCTCGACGAGTGTTTCCGGGTGGCGTACGCCCGGCACCGCCGGACGGCGGCCCTGACCGCGGACGCGTCGGCGGCGTTGCGGCGGTGGGCGGCCACCGGCGCAACCCAGTCACTGCTGTCCATGTATCCGCATACCGAGCTGGTGGCGCTGGTGACGGCCGCCGGGATCGGGCGGTACTTCGTGCGGGTCGACGGCAGTGTGGGCGCCGATCTGGCTTCCAAGGCGCCGCACCTGGCACGCCATCTGCAGCGTCTGGGGCTGGCCGCGGAGCAGGTGGTGCTGGTGGGCGACAGTGTCGATGACGCACTCGCGGCCCGCGAGTGTGGGCTGCGGTGCGTCATCTATCACGCCGGCGACGACGCGCTGCACGCCCGGGAGCATGTCACCGCGCTCGGCGTGCCGGTGGTGTCGTCGTTGCAGGCGGCGGTGGACGTCGCACTGGGTGATCACCGGATCTGA
- a CDS encoding extracellular catalytic domain type 1 short-chain-length polyhydroxyalkanoate depolymerase, whose protein sequence is MFRAKLIAVVSALALVAGSLWLALPAAAASLTQVTGFGANPTNLRMFTYVPDRLAARPALLVLVHYCTGTAAAVAGGNGRDYITAADRYGYVVVLPEATRTEKCFDVSSPQALRRDGGGDSTGIMSMVAWARARYNVDPARIVVSGFSSGAMMTNVLAAQYPDVFSAASAFSGVPAGCFATTNGSLWNSTCSGGNLIKTAQQWGDQARAMYPGYTGRYPRMQLWHGDTDTTLAYRNFGEEIKQWTNLHGLGQTPATTDRPQTSWTRTRYGTTGTRATVEGVSIAGVGHNLPMSGQIAYAIAFLGLDGTTTTPSTPPSSPPPVPPSSPPTGADCRVTASVSAWATGLTETITIANTGTTAVDGWSLGFTLPAGQAITSGWSATYAPTSGTVTARNVSYNAAIAVNGSISIGFQAGHTGDTTAPTGFTLNGRACTVAS, encoded by the coding sequence ATGTTCCGAGCAAAGCTGATCGCCGTCGTGTCCGCGCTGGCGCTGGTGGCCGGCTCGCTGTGGCTCGCGCTGCCCGCCGCGGCCGCTTCGCTGACCCAGGTCACCGGATTCGGCGCCAACCCCACCAACCTGAGGATGTTCACCTACGTCCCGGACCGGCTCGCGGCCCGGCCCGCGCTGCTGGTGCTCGTGCACTACTGCACCGGGACCGCCGCCGCGGTGGCCGGCGGCAACGGCCGTGACTACATCACCGCCGCCGACCGGTACGGGTACGTGGTGGTGCTGCCCGAGGCGACCCGTACCGAGAAGTGTTTCGACGTGTCCAGCCCGCAGGCGCTGCGGCGCGACGGCGGCGGCGACTCCACCGGCATCATGTCGATGGTCGCCTGGGCGCGGGCCCGCTACAACGTGGACCCGGCCCGGATCGTGGTCAGCGGATTCTCCTCCGGCGCGATGATGACCAACGTGCTGGCCGCGCAGTACCCGGACGTGTTCTCGGCGGCGTCGGCGTTCTCCGGGGTACCGGCCGGCTGTTTCGCCACCACCAACGGCTCGCTGTGGAACAGCACCTGCTCCGGCGGCAACCTGATCAAGACCGCGCAGCAGTGGGGTGACCAGGCCCGGGCGATGTACCCGGGATACACCGGCCGGTACCCGCGCATGCAGCTGTGGCACGGCGACACCGACACCACCCTCGCCTACCGCAACTTCGGCGAGGAGATCAAACAGTGGACCAATCTGCACGGTCTCGGCCAGACTCCGGCGACCACCGACCGACCGCAGACATCGTGGACCCGGACCCGGTACGGCACCACCGGCACCCGGGCGACCGTGGAGGGCGTCAGTATCGCCGGGGTCGGGCACAACCTGCCGATGTCCGGTCAGATCGCGTACGCCATCGCCTTCCTCGGACTGGACGGGACCACCACCACGCCGTCGACTCCCCCGTCCTCGCCCCCGCCCGTTCCGCCGAGCAGCCCGCCGACCGGCGCCGACTGCCGGGTGACGGCCTCGGTCAGCGCCTGGGCCACCGGACTGACCGAGACCATCACGATCGCCAACACCGGAACCACGGCCGTCGACGGCTGGTCGCTGGGCTTCACGCTGCCCGCCGGGCAGGCCATCACCAGCGGCTGGAGCGCCACCTACGCGCCGACCTCCGGAACCGTCACCGCACGCAACGTCTCCTACAACGCCGCCATCGCGGTGAACGGCTCGATCAGTATCGGTTTCCAGGCCGGTCACACCGGTGACACGACGGCGCCGACCGGGTTCACGCTCAACGGCCGCGCCTGCACCGTCGCGTCCTGA